A genomic region of Arvicola amphibius chromosome 7, mArvAmp1.2, whole genome shotgun sequence contains the following coding sequences:
- the LOC119818753 gene encoding LOW QUALITY PROTEIN: inhibitor of growth protein 1-like (The sequence of the model RefSeq protein was modified relative to this genomic sequence to represent the inferred CDS: inserted 2 bases in 1 codon), producing the protein MLSPANGEQIHLVNYMEDYLDSIESLPFDLQKNVLLMREIKAKYQEILKELDDYYEKFXREADGTQKRQVLHCIQRALIRSQELGDEKIQIVSQMVELVENRTRQVDSHVELFEAHQDISDSTGSSSNTGQDKSKSETMAQADKPNNKRSRRQQNNENREKASTNHDHYDIASGTPKEKKAKPSKKKHSKAKAEPFCPGGVPGLPGIPDSEP; encoded by the exons ATGTTGAGTCCTGCCAACGGGGAGCAGATCCACCTGGTGAACTATATGGAGGATTACCTGGACTCCATCGAGTCACTGCCTTTCGACCTGCAGAAGAATGTCTTGCTGATGCGGGAGATCAAAGCCAAATACCAAGAGATCCTGAAGGAGCTGGATGATTACTATGAGAAGTT AAGGGAGGCGGACGGCACCCAGAAGAGGCAGGTGCTGCACTGCATCCAGAGGGCCTTGATCCGCAGCCAGGAGCTAGGCGACGAGAAAATCCAAATCGTCAGTCAGATGGTGGAGTTGGTGGAGAACCGCACCAGGCAGGTGGACAGTCATGTGGAGCTCTTCGAAGCCCACCAGGACATCAGTGACAGCactggcagcagcagcaacactggCCAGGACAAGTCGAAGAGTGAGACAATGGCTCAGGCAGACAAGCCGAATAACAAGCGGTCCCGGAGGCAGCAAAACAACGAGAATCGAGAGAAGGCATCTACTAATCACGACCATTATGACATCGCCTCAGGAACGCccaaggagaagaaagcaaaacccTCAAAGAAGAAACACTCCAAAGCCAAAGCAGAGCCTTTTTGTCCGGGCGgagtccctgggctgcctggaatccctgattcTGAGCCCTGA